A window of the Alphaproteobacteria bacterium genome harbors these coding sequences:
- the dnaG gene encoding DNA primase: MAISPQFLDELRARVGLVDTISRRVKLQRKGREHGGLCPFHNEKTPSFWVNEEKGFFHCFGCGAHGDVIGFVMRSEHLSFPEAIERLAAQAGLQVPRSSPAERAKAERYKSLATALEAACAFYERQLCGAAGREALGYLRARGLDDVTISRFRLGFSPPGNLLKTQLMKEGYTESMLLEAGLLGHNEERGETYDYFRGRVIFPIADARGRVVAFGARILGEGTPKYLNSRESEIFHKGKMLYGLAHARRGAAERGELIVVEGYMDVIALHKAGFNVAVAPLGTALTEAQLGELWRHVDEPILCFDGDAAGGRAAARAAGRALPLLKPGKSLRFVALPAGEDPDTLVQGAGADAMRAYLDRARPLVDFLWESETLAHPANTPERRSRLEQALERLAQGIQDKTVQRAYRQALRNRFWDTFAPQRFKAGKKRRPGTEGASAHIGSAGLGSGRPATEAFGPRQVEVLEMRRFQGFMAAVLNHPGILDQHLEDFGNLHPPGRDLDNLRQEILKTWTPDIDSGALKNHLKALGFSEILDRVLTREVYEAAPFAHPAQAFAAAIKGWRHSYDLLSRRRARSDIDAAERDHAESMTEESLTRLRALQRQIEADGLGTEFLDRDET; this comes from the coding sequence ATGGCGATCTCACCACAGTTCCTCGATGAACTGCGAGCGCGTGTGGGCCTCGTCGACACGATCTCACGACGCGTCAAGCTACAGCGCAAAGGCCGCGAGCATGGCGGGCTTTGTCCGTTCCACAACGAAAAGACGCCATCTTTTTGGGTGAATGAGGAAAAAGGCTTTTTTCACTGCTTCGGCTGTGGCGCGCATGGCGACGTGATCGGCTTCGTGATGCGCAGCGAACATCTGAGCTTCCCCGAGGCAATCGAGCGACTTGCGGCACAGGCGGGCCTTCAAGTACCCCGGTCGTCGCCTGCCGAGCGCGCCAAGGCCGAGCGCTACAAGAGCCTTGCGACGGCACTCGAGGCCGCATGCGCCTTTTATGAGCGACAGCTCTGCGGGGCCGCCGGCCGCGAAGCGCTGGGCTATCTCCGCGCTCGTGGCCTCGATGACGTGACGATTTCGCGCTTCCGACTGGGCTTCTCACCTCCGGGAAATTTGCTCAAGACGCAACTCATGAAGGAGGGATATACCGAATCGATGCTTCTCGAGGCCGGCCTCCTCGGCCACAACGAGGAGCGCGGGGAGACTTACGATTATTTTCGCGGCCGTGTGATATTTCCAATCGCGGATGCGCGTGGTCGGGTGGTTGCGTTCGGCGCGCGCATACTCGGTGAGGGCACCCCCAAGTATCTCAACTCCCGCGAGAGCGAGATCTTCCATAAGGGAAAGATGCTTTACGGCTTGGCCCATGCCAGGCGCGGGGCGGCCGAGCGAGGCGAGCTGATTGTGGTCGAAGGCTATATGGATGTCATCGCGCTGCACAAGGCGGGCTTCAATGTAGCGGTCGCTCCCCTTGGCACCGCCTTGACGGAAGCCCAGCTCGGCGAGCTGTGGCGTCACGTGGACGAGCCCATCCTGTGCTTCGATGGTGACGCCGCGGGAGGACGTGCCGCGGCACGCGCCGCTGGGCGTGCATTGCCGCTTCTCAAGCCGGGCAAGTCGCTCCGATTCGTAGCACTGCCGGCTGGAGAGGATCCAGATACACTGGTCCAAGGTGCCGGTGCCGATGCGATGCGCGCTTATCTCGACCGCGCCCGTCCGCTCGTCGATTTCCTGTGGGAAAGCGAGACGCTTGCCCATCCGGCGAATACGCCTGAGCGCCGCTCGCGCCTCGAACAGGCCCTTGAGCGTCTGGCTCAAGGTATTCAGGACAAGACGGTTCAGCGCGCCTATCGCCAAGCGCTCAGGAACCGCTTCTGGGACACCTTCGCCCCCCAACGCTTCAAAGCCGGAAAGAAGAGGCGGCCGGGGACTGAAGGCGCTTCGGCCCACATTGGGTCGGCGGGGCTCGGGTCGGGACGGCCGGCCACCGAGGCTTTCGGACCCCGGCAGGTGGAAGTCCTGGAAATGCGCCGTTTTCAAGGCTTTATGGCGGCGGTCCTCAATCATCCCGGCATATTAGATCAGCACTTGGAGGACTTCGGGAATCTCCATCCACCTGGCCGGGACCTTGACAATCTCCGCCAAGAAATCTTAAAGACCTGGACCCCAGATATTGACTCCGGGGCGCTAAAAAACCACCTAAAGGCACTTGGATTCAGTGAAATTCTCGATCGTGTTTTGACCCGGGAGGTCTACGAGGCAGCTCCTTTCGCCCATCCCGCACAAGCCTTTGCGGCGGCGATCAAGGGGTGGCGCCATAGCTACGACCTCCTTTCGCGTAGGCGGGCCAGGTCGGATATTGACGCGGCGGAAAGAGACCATGCCGAAAGCATGACGGAGGAGAGCCTTACTCGTTTGCGTGCGTTGCAGCGCCAGATCGAGGCCGACGGCTTAGGGACGGAGTTCTTGGATCGGGACGAGACTTGA
- a CDS encoding GatB/YqeY domain-containing protein, which yields MLRARLTEALKTSMKAKDERGVSAVRMILAKLKERDIEARPKGNASGILDDEIVQMMQGMIKQRRESIELYQRGGRPELAQKEQDEISVIESFMPKQLSEVEMASAVKTVIGEVGAVGMKDMGKVMAQLKARYGGAMDFSKASGVVKSQLGSS from the coding sequence ATGCTCCGTGCCCGCCTGACCGAAGCGCTCAAAACATCCATGAAGGCAAAAGACGAACGCGGCGTTTCGGCCGTCCGCATGATTTTGGCCAAGCTCAAGGAACGCGATATCGAAGCGAGGCCGAAAGGCAATGCGAGCGGCATATTGGACGATGAGATCGTCCAAATGATGCAAGGCATGATCAAGCAGCGTCGCGAGTCGATCGAACTGTACCAGAGGGGCGGGCGGCCCGAACTCGCACAGAAAGAGCAGGACGAAATCTCCGTAATCGAGTCGTTCATGCCCAAGCAGCTCTCGGAAGTGGAAATGGCGAGTGCCGTCAAGACCGTGATCGGCGAGGTGGGGGCCGTGGGAATGAAGGACATGGGCAAAGTCATGGCGCAGCTCAAGGCGCGCTATGGCGGCGCAATGGATTTCTCAAAGGCAAGCGGCGTCGTAAAATCGCAGCTTGGCTCGAGCTGA
- the carA gene encoding glutamine-hydrolyzing carbamoyl-phosphate synthase small subunit, which translates to MSNSGPMLQAARPTSREAPPGATAAVVLADGTVLWGRGIGATGSVVGEICFNTSITGYQEILTDPSYAGQIIAFTFPHIGNVGANPEDIETTTPAARGLIVREDITEPSNWRSSQHLDGWLRSHGLIGVAGVDTRSLTRRLREAGAANGVVCHAPDGKFDLAKLHSEASAWPGLEGMDLAREVTCRQAYQWDETLWTLGQGYGRQAAPTFHVVAVDYGAKRNILRCLAWSGCRVTVVPASTNIDAILRLRPHGVFLSNGPGDPAATGDYAVPTIKQIIEAGIPTFGICLGHQMMALALGAKTEKMHHGHRGANHPVKDLETGKVEITSQNHGFVVVEGSLPSGLEVTHKSLFDGSVEGFKVKDMPAFAVQYHPEASPGPRDSRYLFERFVKMMAENA; encoded by the coding sequence ATGTCGAATTCGGGACCGATGCTCCAAGCGGCGCGCCCGACGAGTCGTGAAGCACCGCCGGGTGCGACGGCCGCCGTCGTTCTCGCCGACGGCACGGTCCTGTGGGGCCGCGGGATCGGAGCAACCGGGTCGGTCGTGGGCGAAATCTGCTTCAATACCTCGATCACCGGCTATCAGGAAATCTTGACCGATCCGTCCTACGCAGGCCAGATCATCGCGTTCACGTTCCCCCATATCGGCAATGTCGGCGCCAATCCCGAGGACATTGAGACGACGACGCCAGCAGCGCGCGGACTCATCGTGCGCGAGGACATCACCGAGCCAAGTAACTGGCGCTCGTCCCAGCATCTCGACGGGTGGCTGCGCTCTCACGGCCTCATCGGCGTCGCGGGTGTGGACACGCGCAGCCTAACCCGGCGATTGCGCGAGGCGGGTGCGGCCAATGGCGTTGTCTGCCATGCGCCCGATGGCAAGTTCGATCTCGCCAAACTTCATTCAGAGGCCAGCGCCTGGCCCGGCCTCGAGGGCATGGACCTCGCCAGAGAGGTCACCTGCCGGCAGGCCTACCAATGGGACGAAACACTTTGGACTCTTGGTCAGGGTTACGGCCGGCAGGCTGCACCGACGTTCCACGTCGTCGCCGTCGACTATGGCGCTAAGCGCAATATCCTGCGCTGTCTCGCCTGGAGCGGTTGCCGCGTCACCGTGGTGCCCGCATCGACAAATATCGACGCGATTCTGCGCCTGAGGCCGCATGGTGTGTTCCTTTCAAACGGCCCCGGCGACCCGGCAGCGACAGGCGACTATGCCGTACCGACGATCAAGCAGATTATCGAGGCAGGCATTCCGACCTTCGGAATTTGCCTCGGACACCAGATGATGGCGCTGGCGCTGGGTGCGAAGACCGAGAAGATGCATCACGGGCATCGGGGCGCCAATCACCCGGTCAAAGATCTCGAGACCGGCAAGGTCGAGATCACGAGTCAGAACCATGGATTCGTGGTGGTCGAGGGCTCGCTGCCGTCGGGCCTCGAAGTTACCCACAAATCGCTGTTCGACGGATCGGTCGAGGGCTTCAAGGTCAAGGACATGCCGGCCTTCGCCGTGCAATATCATCCCGAGGCATCGCCCGGTCCGCGCGACAGCCGCTACCTCTTCGAGCGATTTGTGAAAATGATGGCTGAGAATGCCTAA